Within Sorangiineae bacterium MSr11367, the genomic segment GCCGGGCACCGTTTCATCGAGCGATGACCGGAGCGCGCCCGAGGTGACCGACACGTGGGTGACGATGCGGGCGGGCGCCGGATCGGCCACGGGTGTCGCGGGGGTCTCCGGCGGGCGCGGCGGATACACCGCCCCAAAGCGCGAACACGCGGCGAGCGCGACCGTCGAGAAGAGTGCAAAGCGTGAGATGCGAGCGAGCCTTTTCATGACTGAAGCGGAATGTATACGCGGTCCTGCCCGCCGTGGAAACGGCGTGGAAGGCGGCGTGGTTGGCGTAGAGTAAAGCCGTCGAGCCGCACCTAAACGCACCGGAGGTCCACCATGATCGGAGTCGGGCAACGTTTTCCGGATTTTCGTCTCGAGAACCAGGACAAAAAGGAGGTAGGCCTCGGAGATTACCGAGGAAAATGGCTCGTTCTGTACGTGTACCCCAAGGACGACACCCCCGGGTGCACCGTTCAGGGTAAGTCGTTCACCGCCACCAAAAGCGAGTTCGAGAAGAATGGCATCACCGTCGTCGGCGTCAGCGCAGACGATGCGGACTCGCACAAGAGCTTCTGCTCGAAGTACTCCTTCACCATCGATCTTCTGGCCGATCCCGAGGCCAAGCTGCTCACCGCCGCAGGCGTCGGGCAAAGCGATTACAAAGGGACGCTGTATTGGGACCGCACGACCTTCGTGGTCGATCCCACGGGCATCGTGCGCAAGGTCTACACCAAGGTAAACCCGCAGGGGCACGAGCAGGTGGTGCTCGACGACATCGTCAAACTGAAGACCACGCAAAATTAATGCAATCTGCACGCGATCTCGAAGGCCGTACCTTTCTGGTCACCGGCGCCAGTGCGGGCATCGGGCGCGCCACGGTGTGTGCGCTTGCCGCGCGGGGTGCCAGCGTGGTGCTGGCCTCGCGTTCGGAAGAGAAGACGCGGGCGGTGATGGAGGAAATTCGGCGTTTGCACCCTGCATCCTCGCAGGCGGACGTCGAATTTCTCCCCGTCGACCTGGGCGATCTCGGCTCGGTGAAGCGCGCGGCGGAGACGTTTCTCGCGTCGTCGCGACCGCTGGACGTGCTCATCAACAATGCCGGCCTCGTTGGCGCCACGGGGCTGTCCAAGGACGGCTACGAGATCGCGTTCGCGACGAACCACCTGGGCCCATTTCTCCTCACGAAGCTGCTCCTGCCGAAGCTCGTCGAGGCTCCCCAGGGGCGCGTGGTCAACGTGGCCAGCCGCGCGCACTTTCGCGCGAAGGCCGTCGATTGGGGGCAGATGTCCCTGCCGGTGAAGAAGATTCATAGCTTCACGCAATACGGCGTGACCAAATTGATGAACATTCTTCACGCGAAGGAGTTGGCCAATCGCCTCGCAGAAACGCGTGTGACGACGTATTCGCTTCACCCGGGGGTGGTGGCTTCCGAATTGTGGCGCGAAGTTCCTTGGCCCGTCGCCAATGTGATGAAGCTCTTCTTCATCTCGAACGAGGAGGGCGCGAAAACGACGTTGTATTGCGCCACCGCGCCGGAGCTGTCGAGCAGCTCCGGCCTCTATTACGATGATTGCAAAGAGGGGCGCGTAAGCCGTCTCGCCCGCGACGAATGCCTCGCACGGGAGGTCTTCGAGCGAAGCGAGGACGCCGTCCGCACCCTGCTGCCGGCCGCTTCGGCGGCTTAGCCGGCGATCCGGAACCGGTCACAAGTCCGACGGGGTAACGGCTGGGAATTTACAGGGAGATCGGGAGCAGTGAGTTTTGGGTGCCCGAGCGACTGCGTTGAAAACCAAGAACCCTCCCGATCTCCCGATCTCCCTGTTCAATCTCTTATTGGTCAGTGGGGTCTAACCCGTCTGCTTCACCAAGTCGGCAAAGACGGCTTTGCGAAGTAGCGGTGGCGGAACCAGGCCTTGGGCCAGCACGAAATCGTGGAAGGCCGCGAGGTCGAACCGCTTGCCCATGGCCTTCTGCGCATCGGCGCGCAGCTCCATCAGGCGCATGTAACCGTAGAAGTACGAGGGTGCCTGGGCGGGCCACCAAAAGGTGTAACGCTCGACGGCCGAATTGGTCCAGGCCTCGGAGAAGACGGCCTCCTCGTGCATCACGCGGTGCGCCTCGCTCGTGCCGATGAGCCCTAGATTGAGCTCGATGTCCAGGAAGGCATGGGCGGCGCGCATGAGCCGCGCTTGCAAGCAAATGAGTTGGCCGTCGAGGGGCATGTAGGGCCGCATCATGTCCTCGGCATAGAGTCCCCAGCCCTCGGCGTTGACGCTATTGAACGCGAAGATCGCGCGGGCAATGGAGATCTTGCGCTCGATCATCGTCGAATATTGAAGCTCGTGCCCCGGCCGGCCCTCATGGGCGGTGAGCCACCAGGATGCGGCCTCATAGCTGAAATCGTCCAGCCGCTTGGAGGGATCGGCCGCGAGCTGCTTCGGCAGAACGAATTCACCCTGCTCGCCGGTGTTGCCGATGATGCGCGGGCTATTGAAGAACGGCGCGGGGACCCGCGCGCTTTCGGCGTCAGTCGCCAATCGAATCTGCATGGCCCGTGCGGGCACGGTAATCAGGTGTTCGCGCCGAAGAATGGCCTCGATCTCCGGAATGCGCCGGCGGTACGTGGCGAGCAAATCGTCGCCTTCGAGCTGCGTCTTTTTGAGCGCGCGAATGACGTCGCGGTAATCCGTGACCGAAAGACCCTTTTCGCGCGCCACGCGCGGGGCGAGTTCCTGCATCTCGCGCTGGACGCGGGTGAAGGCTTCGCGCGCCTTGGCCGCGACCTCGCGGGGCGGGGCGTCGATGCCGGCCTCTTTCAGCGCGAGCCGATAGAGCTCGGGTGGCTGACGGAAGTCCAGGCGGGCGCGCGGCAGAATGTTCTCGCGCACGAACTTCGTATACGCGGCGACCTGCTCGTTCCAACGCGCGAGCGGTTCCTCGTAGCCGGGGATGGCGTACTTCTTCAGGAGCTTGCCCACACCCTCGGTCATGATGGGCATGGTCGTGAGAACCTTTTCGACCCGCGCCTTGGCCGGAAAAACGAGGCCCGGGCGATCGAGCCGTTCGCGCGTCCGCTGGATGGCGAGGTCCACGATCGAGTGCTGCCCTGCGGTCATGCCCGCGTAACGGCGCAGCCGAACCACGGCCGCGCGACGGCGAGCCTCGGGGAGGCTGTCGTCCAAAAGGACACTCAGGCCGCGAAATACGATGTTCGCGACATCGACGAACGGCACCGTCCATTTCTCATCGAGCTCGATGCGCTCGCGGTGAAGTTGCGACGCTTGGAGCAGCAGCTCCAGATCGGCACGCACCGCGGGATCCGACTCGCGGGCGAGCCGCGCGCTCAAAATGACCTCACCGTCGCGGTACGCGCGCAGCGACCGTTCCGTGAGATCCGGCCCTAGGTCGATAACCTGTTCGTCGTAGCCGTCGAACCCTTCACCGCTCGCGGACTCCGGCTCGAACCGCGCTTCCAGATCCAGCAGCACCTTCGCGTTTTCGTTGCTTCGGGCCGTCCCGTCGATCCGCGAGGCTGCGGCAGGAGTCGCTCCGCCCTTGACGGCGGGCCCACTGGCGCCACAAGCGCAAACTGCCAACAGCCAACTGCAAGCCATTCCGTATCGCCATGCGCGCATACGGAGGTTGTTAGCACGCCTAGGCGGCGGCGGCGCCGCGGGCGACTTCGGCGATGAGGGCGCGGGCTACGGCGGCACCACAGAATTTCATGATCTGGAGCGGTGTGCCATTGCGGGCCGCCTCTTTTTTCGCGGTTTGCACGGCGTTGTGGCTATTGACGCCCGTCACCAGGATAACGAGATCGGCCCGTCGAACGAGTGCGGCCAGGCGGGTGCCGGCGTTGCCTTGCATGTGGCCGGCGTGAACGTCCACATCGACGCCGAGCTCCTCGCCCGATGCCTTGAGCGAACGTTCCACGCGTTCGACGCCGCCTACGAATACGACTCTAGGTTTCTTGATCATCGCCGTCCTCCACGGGTAGGGCGCGCTTCGGCGCGCGGTGTCGTGACGTACCGTTCGCCCGAATCGCATACGATGGTGACGATGAGCTTTCCGGCCATGCGCTTTTGCGCGGCGAGGGCGAGCGCCGCAGCGATGGAAGCTCCCGAAGATACGCCCGCGAGGATTCCCTCTTCGAGCGCCAAGCGATGGGCATGGGCGAACGCTTCGTCGTCCGACACGGTGATGACGTCGTCGATGAGGTCGCGCCGTAAGAGCGGCGGGACGAATCCCGCGCCGATACCTTGAATGGCGTGCTTGCCGGCGACGCCGCCGGAGAGCACGGGCGAGCCTTTGGGCTCGACAGCCACGAGGGTGACGTCGCGCTTGCGGCTGCGAAGCCCGAGGCCGACGCCGGTGATGGTACCGCCCGTGCCGACGCCGGCTACGAATGCGGAGACCTGGCCGAGGCTGTCTTCCCAGATTTCCATGGCCGTGGTGCGCCGATGGATCTCGGGATTCACCGGCGAGACGAATTGATCGATGAGCACCGCGGCCTGTCCACTTGAAGCCGTGGCTTGAACGAGGGCCTTGGCCCGTTCGCGGGCCCCGATCATGTCCCCGCCCGGGGTCACCACCACGTCCGTCCCCAGGTAGAGGAGCAGGGCGATGCGCTCGTTGGCCCAGTCGCTGGGGATGGTGAGGCGCAGCTTGTAGCCGCGCGCGGCCGCGATGTGGGCCATGGCGATGCCGGTGTTGCTGCTGGTGGGCGCCACGATGGTGCTGCCCGGTGTGAGCAAACCGCGCTGCTCCGCATCGTCGATGAGGGCGGCGGCGACCCGATCCTTGACGCTCCCGCTCGGGTTGCGGGATTCTAGTTTAATGGCGATCCGTCCAGGCAAACCGGCGCCAAGCCGCCTCAACTCGATGAGCGGCGTGCGCCCGATGGCCTCGCTCACCGCACCGCGAAAGCGAGGAACCGCGGTTTCCTCGATCTCCGTGTCCATTTTTCGAGCTTCGACGAGTGCCATGGCGTCCTCTGTTATGATGAACTTGCGTCTACTTTAGCGAATATTGCGGCCTTGACAAGAGGCGTCCGCCTTCTCCTTTCTCAACCTGCCCGCGTCCCGGTCCATGCCCGCTCTTTCATCATCTTGAGAGTGCGAGATGTCGCGTACGTTTCCGTCAGGCTAATCTCCGAATTCATGAGTGCCTGGCTGATAAAAAGTGAGCCGTCGGTCTATCCGTTTTCGAAGCTCGTCTCGGACAAGAAAACGGTGTGGGACGGCGTCCGCAACTTCGAAGCGCGCAACAACCTGCGCAAGATGAAGAAGGGCGATACCTGCCTTTTTTACCACTCGAACGAGGGGAAGGCGGTGGTGGGCATCGCGCGCGTGGTCAAGGAGGCCTACCCCGATCCGAGCAGCGAAGACGGTGAGGACTGGAGCGTGGTCGAGGTCGCCCCCGTCAAAGAGCTGAGTGAGCCGGTCACGCTCGAGCGCATCAAGGCCCACCCGGAGCTTTCCGACATGGCGCTGGTCCGGCGCTCGCGTCTTTCCGTCACGCCGGTGACCGAGGCCGAGCTTCGCGTCATCTTGCGCGAAGCCAAGACCAAGCTGTAGTGCGCTTCGAGGCCTACCATCGCACCGCGCGCTTCGCCTCGCTCGACGGGCTGCGCTGCCTGAGCATTCTCCCGGTCATCTGGCACCACGCGACGCCGCGACCGCTGGAGGGCATCTTGGGGCGCGGCCCCTTTGGCGTGGACCTCTTTTTCGCGATCAGCGGGTTCCTCATCACGACCTTGCTTCTTCGCGAAGGCGAAGGCCTCTCGCTGAAGAACTTTTACGTGCGCCGCGCGCTGCGCATCTTCCCACTCTATTACGCGGTGCTCGGTCTCTATGCGTTACGGGGCTGGCTCCTTCTTCCAGATTCGCCAATCCGCAGTCATTTCTTACGCAACTTGCCGTTCTATTCGACCTACACGTCGAATTGGTTCGTTGATTTCGACGTGCCCCACGCGATTGTGTTCGGCTTTTCGTGGTCACTGGCCGTCGAAGAGCAATTTTATCTCGTTTGGCCTTGGGTGCTCCGAGCGCGCGGCCGGATGCACCTTCCCGCCGTGTTCATGCTGGGGTGCCTCGCGCTGGATTACACGTTGGAACACGGCCATCTGGCCGCGTACGTCGATTCCACGGGTTTGGCGCATCGCATACTGACGAGCATGGCGACGCCCATCTGCCTGGGGGCCGTCGTGGCCTATGCGCTTCATTTCCGGAAGAGCTTCTCGGCCGTCGATACGATGTTAGGTCGACGATGCAGCGCGCCGATCCTTCTTTTGGCCCTGGCTGGGCTGCTCGCCGCGGATGGGACACCTCTTTTCGTCATTCATATCGTGATGGCCCTCCTCGTCGCATCGGTGTGCATTCGAGGCGACCATGGACTGTCGAAGCTCTTGGATATTCCGGTGTTGCGGCTCGTCGGCGTGGTCAGTTATGGGATGTACCTCTTTCACGTATCGGTGATTACCGGGGTCAAATGGCTGCTGCCTGACGCATGGCGTTTGGCGCCGGTCCTTTTCGTCCTGGCGACGTGCATTACGTTTGCACTCGCGTGGGGCTCGTACCGGTTTTTCGAAATGCCATTCCTTGGTTTGAAAAATCGATTTCGTTCCTAACCAGCGGCGCTATACCTCTCGCGAAGAGGAGGCAGCACCATGATCCGACTTTCGCTTGCCGCTGCGCTTGCGCTGACGGCGTGCGCCGCGAATTCACCGCCCCAGCCGGCGCATTCGCCGCAACCGCCGCATCTTAACGCCGCACATGTCGATGCCATTGCATGGCAACCGGGCGCCCGCCTGGTGGATCTTTCGTATCCGTACGACACCACCACGGTGTATTGGCCAACCGATACGAGCGGCTTCGTGCTGGACAAGCTTCATTGGGGCCAAACCGAGGGCGGCTATTTCTACGCCTCCGCGAAAATGTGCAGCGCGGAGCATGGTGGAACGCACCTCGACGCGCCGATTCACTTCGCCGAAGGCAAAGCGACGGCGGACAAGATTGCATTGGACCGATTGATGGCCCCGGCGACGGTCATCGACATTTCTGCCGCAGCCGCGCAAAACCGCGACACCTTGCTGAGCGTCCGCGACATCGAAGCCTTCGAGCGCGCCCACGGCCGCATCGAGCCAAAGACCATCGTCCTCGTTCGTACCGGTTGGTCCGAACGCTGGCCCGATCGCAAGCGCTACCTCGGCGACGACAAACCGGGCGACGCCTCCAATTTGCATTTCCCGGGCATTGGCGAAGACGCCGCCCGCGCCCTCGTCGCCCGCCAAGTCGCCGCCGTGGGCATCGACACCGCGAGCATCGACAACGGCCCGTCCAAGACGTTCATGACCCACCGCATCTTGCTGGGCGCCGACATCCCCGCTTTCGAAAATGTGGCGTCGATGAAGGAGCTGCCACCGCGGGGCGCTTTGGTCATCGCGCTGCCCATGAAAATCGGCGGCGGCTCCGGCGGCCCCGTCCGCGTCGTCGCCGTCCTTCCTCCCCGTTAACCATAAGAAAATTTAACAGGGAGATCGGGAGGTTTTTGGGTTTTCAACGCAGTCGCGCTGACACCAAAAACTCACTGCTCCCGATCTCCCGATCTCCCTGTAAATTCCCAGCCGTTACTCTGCCGGGCTTGCGAGGGGTTCTGGGCCGCCCTCGCTCGGTGGAATCGACGCGGTCTTCGGGGCCTTGCGGCGTTCGCGGACGGACTCGATGAGGACGTACAAGACCGGGATGAGGAGGAGGTTTAGGAGGGTCGAGACGATCATGCCTCCGAGGACCGCCGTGCCGAGGGAGTGGCGGGCGGCGCGGCCGGCGCCGCTGGCGAAGACCAGGGGGAGGCCGCCGAGGATGAAGGCGAGGGACGTCATGAGGATGGGGCGCAGACGGGTCTGTGCGGCCACCACTGCGGCGTCGAGGATGGTCTCGCCGCGTTCGCGGAGTTGCTGTGCGAACTCGACGATCAGAATCGCGTTCTTGCTCGACAGGCCGATGAGCATGACGAGTCCCACTTGGCAGAATACGTCATTTTGCAGCCCGCGCGCCCATTGGGCACCGAGTGCGCCGAGAACGGCGACCGGAACACCGAGCAAGACGATGAGTGGGAGGGCAAAGCTCTCGTACTGCGCCGCGAGCACCAGGAACACGACGAGCAAACCCAGGCCGAAGAGCAACGTGGTCTGCTTTCCGCCCTCGAGCTCCTCGAGCGAAAGGCCGGACCAGGTGAACGTCATCGTGTTGGGCAGATCTGCTGCGAGCTTTTCCATGTGCTCGATGGCCTGCCCGCTGCTGAACCCATCGCCCGACGTTCCGTTGATCTCCGCCGAGCGGAACAGATTGTAATGGCTGATGACCTGTGGGGCGACGGTCTCGCGAACGTTGATCAACGTTCCGAGCGGAATCATCTGCCCCGACTCGGAGCGCACATAGAATTCGCTCAGGTGCTCGCGTTGCGCGCGGAAGCGGGCGTCCGCTTGCACGTACACGCGGTACGAACGGTTCGAGAAGTCGAAGTCGTTCACGTATTGCGAGCCCATGAAGACTTGCAATGTGCTGAACACCTCGTCGAGACGCACGTTCATCGCGCGCGCCTTGCCGCGGTCAACCTCCACCACCAGCTGCGGATCGTTGGCGCTGTAGGTCGAGAACAGGCCTTTGAGCTGCGGCTCCTTGCTGCCTGCACCAATGAGACCCCAGGTCCCGCCGGCCAGCTGCTGCAAGCTGGACCCGCCGCGATCGAGCACCTCGAATTGGAAACCACCGAGGTTGCCGATGCCTTGAATCGGCGGGGGCGGGAAGGCGACGACGAAGCCCTCGGGGATCCCGAACAACGCGCCGCGGGTGCGGGCGATGACCGAGGCCACGGAGTGCTGCTCGCCACGGCGCTCCGCGAACGGCTTCATCATGACCCACATGACGCCCTTGTTCGCGCCGTTGCCGGCGAAGCCGTATCCGACGGCGGCGAAGGCGCCGAGCACCTCGGGCTGCTGGATGAGAACATCCGTCGCTTTGTTGAACACTTTGCTCGTGTACTCGAGCGACGAGCCCTCGGGCGTCTGCGCGGCCACGATGAAGTAGCCTTGATCCTCTTCCGGCACGAAGCCGGTCGGAACCACGCGGCTCATCCAGTACGTCACGCCGAGCGAGATCACGAAGGCCACCGTGACGGGCCCGCGCCATCGCAAGGACGTGCGCAGCACCCGGCCGTAGCGGTCTTTCACCACCTCGAGCATGCGCTCGAACCGCTCGAAGAACGCATTGACCTTGCCATGCGGCCGCAGAAGCAGCGCGCACAGCGCGGGCGTCAAGGTGATGGCGTTGAACGCCGAGATGGCCACCGAGATGGCAATGGTCACCGAGAATTGCCGGTAGATGCGGCCCGTCGTTCCCGGGAAGAAGGCCATGGGCACGAACACCGCGATGAGCACCAGTGACGTGGCCACGACCGCGCCGAACACCTCTTTCATGGCCGCGCCGGCGGCCTCGCGCGGGCTCATGTGCTTTTCGCGCATGAACCGCTCGATGTTCTCGATGACCACGATGGCGTCGTCGACGACGAGGCCCGTGGCCAAGGTGATGCCGAACAACGTGAGCGTGTTGATGGTGAAGCCGAACGCCTTCACGAAGGCGAACGTGCCGACCAAGGACACCGGGATGGTGATGGCCGGGATGAACGTGCTCCGCCAGGTGGCCAAGAAGAGGAAGATGGTCGCGATGACCAGCACGATGGCAACCGCGAGGGTCTCGACCACGTCCTTGATGGAGTCCTCGACGAACGGCGTCGAGTCGAAGGCCACCTTGTACTTCAGACCGGGCGGGAAGCTCTTGGAGAGCCGCTCGAGTTCGGCCTTGACGTTGTGGGCGACGTCGAGCGCGTTCGCGCCCGGCAGCTGCAGAACGCCCATGCCGATGCTGGGCACGTTCCGATAGATGGCCGAGAGGCTGTAGTCCTCGGCGCCGAGCTCCGAGTGACCGACGTCGCGCAGTCGCACCAGCGTCCCGTCGCTGGTGGACTTCACCACCAGGTCGTCGAACTCCGAAGCGTCCTTGAGCCGGCCGACCGCGCGCACGCTCACCTGGAATTGCTGGCCGCTCACCGCCGGCTGCTGGCCAAGCTGCCCGGCCGCAACCTGCACGTTCTGATCTTGCAGCGCCCGCACGACGTCGCCGGCGGTCAGCTGCCGCGTGGCGAGGCGCGCAGGATCGAGCCAGAGGCGCATCGAGTATTTGCGCTCGCCGAACATGGGAACGTCGCCGACGCCCTTGACGCGTTTGACCTCGTCTTTGACGTACTGGTCGACGTAGTTGCTGACGAACACGTTGTCGTAGACGTCGTTCTCCGAGTAGAACGCGATGCCCAGAACGAAGGCCGCGGAGTTCTTTTTCACCGAGACGCCGGTGACCTTCACCTCGTTCGGCAATCGACCCGTGGCCTGCGACACGCGGTTCTGCACGTCGACGGCGGCCAAGTCGGGGTCGCGGTCGACGTCGAAGGTGACGGTGATGGTGCTCACACCGTCGTTCGTGCTGGTCGACTGCATGTACTTCATGCCTTCGACACCGTTGATCTGTTGCTCGAGCGGGGTGGTTACCGCGCTCTCGAGGACCTCGGCGCTGGCGCCGGTGTACGTGGCGGTCACCACGACTTGCGGCGGCGCAAGCTCGGGGTACTGCGCGATGGGCAGCGATGGAATGGAGATCGCGCCCGCGAGGACGATCAGCAGCGAGCAGACGCTCGCGAATACCGGACGGCGTATGAAAAATTCGACGAACACGGCGTGCTCTCCTTATTTCGCGTCCGCGGCCTTCTCAGCTGTCGGCGCTTCCGGCGTGACGGGGGCTCCATCGCGGAGCTTTTGAATACCGGCGGTGACGAAGCGTTCGCCCGGCTTCACGCCGTCGAAGACGACCACGTCGTTTCCGGTGGTCGAGCCCAGCTTGACCGGGCGCTGCGCCACCGTGGGCGGATTGGCATCGTTGAGAACGTAGACGAAGGTGAGCCCGCTCTGCCGCGAGAGCGACGTGGTGGGGATGCTCACCTGCGGTGTCGACTTCCACACGATGCGCGCGCGCAAAAGTTGCTGCGTGCGCAGCTGAGACGCATCGTCGATGCGGGCCTTCACCAGCACCGTCTGCGACGCGGAATCGACCCGCGGTGCGATGAACGAAATGGCACCTTTCGAGAGAAGCTTGGAATCGGCATCGACGAGGCGCACCGCCAAATCGAGCTTCAAGCGCGCCTGCTGCTCGACGGGCACCGAGATGTACGCTTCGAGCGGCATCTTCGGATCGTCGAGGGTGGTGAGCAGCGTCTGCGGCGTGACGAAGTCGCCGATCTTGACGGGGATGTCACCGACGGTGCCGTTG encodes:
- a CDS encoding peroxiredoxin, which translates into the protein MIGVGQRFPDFRLENQDKKEVGLGDYRGKWLVLYVYPKDDTPGCTVQGKSFTATKSEFEKNGITVVGVSADDADSHKSFCSKYSFTIDLLADPEAKLLTAAGVGQSDYKGTLYWDRTTFVVDPTGIVRKVYTKVNPQGHEQVVLDDIVKLKTTQN
- a CDS encoding SDR family NAD(P)-dependent oxidoreductase, with translation MQSARDLEGRTFLVTGASAGIGRATVCALAARGASVVLASRSEEKTRAVMEEIRRLHPASSQADVEFLPVDLGDLGSVKRAAETFLASSRPLDVLINNAGLVGATGLSKDGYEIAFATNHLGPFLLTKLLLPKLVEAPQGRVVNVASRAHFRAKAVDWGQMSLPVKKIHSFTQYGVTKLMNILHAKELANRLAETRVTTYSLHPGVVASELWREVPWPVANVMKLFFISNEEGAKTTLYCATAPELSSSSGLYYDDCKEGRVSRLARDECLAREVFERSEDAVRTLLPAASAA
- a CDS encoding DUF885 domain-containing protein; translation: MRAWRYGMACSWLLAVCACGASGPAVKGGATPAAASRIDGTARSNENAKVLLDLEARFEPESASGEGFDGYDEQVIDLGPDLTERSLRAYRDGEVILSARLARESDPAVRADLELLLQASQLHRERIELDEKWTVPFVDVANIVFRGLSVLLDDSLPEARRRAAVVRLRRYAGMTAGQHSIVDLAIQRTRERLDRPGLVFPAKARVEKVLTTMPIMTEGVGKLLKKYAIPGYEEPLARWNEQVAAYTKFVRENILPRARLDFRQPPELYRLALKEAGIDAPPREVAAKAREAFTRVQREMQELAPRVAREKGLSVTDYRDVIRALKKTQLEGDDLLATYRRRIPEIEAILRREHLITVPARAMQIRLATDAESARVPAPFFNSPRIIGNTGEQGEFVLPKQLAADPSKRLDDFSYEAASWWLTAHEGRPGHELQYSTMIERKISIARAIFAFNSVNAEGWGLYAEDMMRPYMPLDGQLICLQARLMRAAHAFLDIELNLGLIGTSEAHRVMHEEAVFSEAWTNSAVERYTFWWPAQAPSYFYGYMRLMELRADAQKAMGKRFDLAAFHDFVLAQGLVPPPLLRKAVFADLVKQTG
- a CDS encoding DUF2325 domain-containing protein; translation: MIKKPRVVFVGGVERVERSLKASGEELGVDVDVHAGHMQGNAGTRLAALVRRADLVILVTGVNSHNAVQTAKKEAARNGTPLQIMKFCGAAVARALIAEVARGAAAA
- the cysK gene encoding cysteine synthase A, whose translation is MDTEIEETAVPRFRGAVSEAIGRTPLIELRRLGAGLPGRIAIKLESRNPSGSVKDRVAAALIDDAEQRGLLTPGSTIVAPTSSNTGIAMAHIAAARGYKLRLTIPSDWANERIALLLYLGTDVVVTPGGDMIGARERAKALVQATASSGQAAVLIDQFVSPVNPEIHRRTTAMEIWEDSLGQVSAFVAGVGTGGTITGVGLGLRSRKRDVTLVAVEPKGSPVLSGGVAGKHAIQGIGAGFVPPLLRRDLIDDVITVSDDEAFAHAHRLALEEGILAGVSSGASIAAALALAAQKRMAGKLIVTIVCDSGERYVTTPRAEARPTRGGRR
- a CDS encoding EVE domain-containing protein; translation: MSAWLIKSEPSVYPFSKLVSDKKTVWDGVRNFEARNNLRKMKKGDTCLFYHSNEGKAVVGIARVVKEAYPDPSSEDGEDWSVVEVAPVKELSEPVTLERIKAHPELSDMALVRRSRLSVTPVTEAELRVILREAKTKL
- a CDS encoding acyltransferase produces the protein MRFEAYHRTARFASLDGLRCLSILPVIWHHATPRPLEGILGRGPFGVDLFFAISGFLITTLLLREGEGLSLKNFYVRRALRIFPLYYAVLGLYALRGWLLLPDSPIRSHFLRNLPFYSTYTSNWFVDFDVPHAIVFGFSWSLAVEEQFYLVWPWVLRARGRMHLPAVFMLGCLALDYTLEHGHLAAYVDSTGLAHRILTSMATPICLGAVVAYALHFRKSFSAVDTMLGRRCSAPILLLALAGLLAADGTPLFVIHIVMALLVASVCIRGDHGLSKLLDIPVLRLVGVVSYGMYLFHVSVITGVKWLLPDAWRLAPVLFVLATCITFALAWGSYRFFEMPFLGLKNRFRS
- a CDS encoding cyclase family protein; the encoded protein is MIRLSLAAALALTACAANSPPQPAHSPQPPHLNAAHVDAIAWQPGARLVDLSYPYDTTTVYWPTDTSGFVLDKLHWGQTEGGYFYASAKMCSAEHGGTHLDAPIHFAEGKATADKIALDRLMAPATVIDISAAAAQNRDTLLSVRDIEAFERAHGRIEPKTIVLVRTGWSERWPDRKRYLGDDKPGDASNLHFPGIGEDAARALVARQVAAVGIDTASIDNGPSKTFMTHRILLGADIPAFENVASMKELPPRGALVIALPMKIGGGSGGPVRVVAVLPPR
- a CDS encoding multidrug efflux RND transporter permease subunit — translated: MFVEFFIRRPVFASVCSLLIVLAGAISIPSLPIAQYPELAPPQVVVTATYTGASAEVLESAVTTPLEQQINGVEGMKYMQSTSTNDGVSTITVTFDVDRDPDLAAVDVQNRVSQATGRLPNEVKVTGVSVKKNSAAFVLGIAFYSENDVYDNVFVSNYVDQYVKDEVKRVKGVGDVPMFGERKYSMRLWLDPARLATRQLTAGDVVRALQDQNVQVAAGQLGQQPAVSGQQFQVSVRAVGRLKDASEFDDLVVKSTSDGTLVRLRDVGHSELGAEDYSLSAIYRNVPSIGMGVLQLPGANALDVAHNVKAELERLSKSFPPGLKYKVAFDSTPFVEDSIKDVVETLAVAIVLVIATIFLFLATWRSTFIPAITIPVSLVGTFAFVKAFGFTINTLTLFGITLATGLVVDDAIVVIENIERFMREKHMSPREAAGAAMKEVFGAVVATSLVLIAVFVPMAFFPGTTGRIYRQFSVTIAISVAISAFNAITLTPALCALLLRPHGKVNAFFERFERMLEVVKDRYGRVLRTSLRWRGPVTVAFVISLGVTYWMSRVVPTGFVPEEDQGYFIVAAQTPEGSSLEYTSKVFNKATDVLIQQPEVLGAFAAVGYGFAGNGANKGVMWVMMKPFAERRGEQHSVASVIARTRGALFGIPEGFVVAFPPPPIQGIGNLGGFQFEVLDRGGSSLQQLAGGTWGLIGAGSKEPQLKGLFSTYSANDPQLVVEVDRGKARAMNVRLDEVFSTLQVFMGSQYVNDFDFSNRSYRVYVQADARFRAQREHLSEFYVRSESGQMIPLGTLINVRETVAPQVISHYNLFRSAEINGTSGDGFSSGQAIEHMEKLAADLPNTMTFTWSGLSLEELEGGKQTTLLFGLGLLVVFLVLAAQYESFALPLIVLLGVPVAVLGALGAQWARGLQNDVFCQVGLVMLIGLSSKNAILIVEFAQQLRERGETILDAAVVAAQTRLRPILMTSLAFILGGLPLVFASGAGRAARHSLGTAVLGGMIVSTLLNLLLIPVLYVLIESVRERRKAPKTASIPPSEGGPEPLASPAE